In one Corynebacterium bovis DSM 20582 = CIP 54.80 genomic region, the following are encoded:
- a CDS encoding DUF808 domain-containing protein produces the protein MAGGLAALLDDVALIARKAAAATDDIASAAGRTSTKAAAVVVDDTAVTPRFVQGLAPARELPLIWRIAKGSLVNKLLIILPVALLLSWLAPWALTPILMLGGFYLAFEGAEKIWEFLTGHGHGDGHGTGEGPGAGGGRGEGDDAALPRPDAPATAGAGGASPADPARAEEDRLVRAAVRTDLILSAEIMVISLNEVAAEPVLEKAVVLIVVGLLITALVYGAVAGLVKMDDLGLHIARGHEGAARRVGRALVAAMPKVMSVLSVVGTVAMLWVGGHILLVGSDELGWHAPFALVHHLEEAVEGAGGAVVWLVETGCSAVVGFAVGSVVTAVVMLVRRVRRR, from the coding sequence ATGGCCGGAGGACTCGCCGCACTGCTCGACGACGTCGCCCTCATCGCCCGCAAGGCCGCCGCCGCGACGGACGACATCGCGTCGGCCGCCGGCCGCACGAGCACGAAGGCCGCGGCCGTCGTCGTCGACGACACCGCCGTGACGCCCCGCTTCGTCCAGGGCCTCGCCCCGGCGCGCGAACTGCCGCTCATCTGGCGGATCGCCAAGGGGTCCCTGGTGAACAAGCTGCTCATCATCCTGCCGGTGGCGCTGCTGCTCAGCTGGCTCGCCCCGTGGGCGCTCACGCCGATCCTCATGCTCGGCGGGTTCTACCTCGCCTTCGAGGGGGCGGAGAAGATCTGGGAGTTCCTCACCGGGCACGGCCACGGCGACGGTCACGGCACCGGTGAGGGGCCCGGCGCCGGTGGGGGTCGGGGTGAGGGGGACGACGCCGCCCTCCCGCGGCCGGACGCCCCCGCGACCGCGGGCGCCGGGGGCGCCTCCCCCGCCGACCCCGCCCGGGCGGAGGAGGACCGCCTCGTCCGCGCGGCGGTGCGCACGGACCTCATCCTCAGCGCGGAGATCATGGTCATCTCGCTCAACGAGGTCGCCGCCGAGCCGGTGCTCGAGAAGGCCGTCGTGCTCATCGTCGTGGGGCTGCTCATCACCGCGCTCGTCTACGGCGCGGTCGCCGGCCTGGTGAAGATGGACGACCTCGGCCTGCACATCGCCCGGGGGCACGAGGGCGCGGCCCGCCGGGTCGGCCGCGCGCTCGTCGCGGCGATGCCGAAGGTCATGTCCGTCCTGTCGGTCGTCGGCACCGTGGCGATGCTGTGGGTCGGCGGGCACATCCTGCTCGTCGGGTCGGATGAACTGGGCTGGCATGCGCCGTTCGCGCTGGTGCACCACCTCGAGGAGGCCGTCGAGGGGGCGGGCGGGGCTGTCGTGTGGCTCGTCGAGACCGGGTGTTCGGCGGTCGTGGGCTTCGCCGTCGGGTCGGTCGTCACCGCGGTCGTCATGCTCGTCCGGCGGGTGCGGCGACGCTGA
- a CDS encoding alpha/beta hydrolase, whose product MSEETVNTANTANTAGATGAAGTDAGVTGADAGAAATAGAPGAGAAAGDTGAADTGAGGTAAPARRRRRRDHPVARVIRTVVGIIALILSALLMWLGLSPFIASFPYLGIGSLITPQNVGPLLIVGAVVLVVSVGLVVLGSRRLSLLAAAFSVIAVGAFGGILDQQLDSARKAGADVDTSAAFIPGGLKEGASPDETVQYASDDDGLLDMDIYRPSTGGGSAPVLMYVHGGGWDTMDRTSQARNLRWLADQGFLVVSPDYTLATDDRATWDTAGDQVACAMAWVTANARDRGGDPENFFTYGESAGGALVMTASYDAAAGKLHPRCGGAPAVPRAVYADSPAVDPRVIAESNDPVTGDGARRTVEKYLGGSPDEHPDRADAVTVANHVTDFSQPTYLSYGGDDRLVPTRSYDAYRRRMELANRRVIEIVRPHADHASALTYHGVWNQTLLQTMRTFFAGEGAFGFPGGRPPVGGSVPVPDPARDTRGPVGGVQPENPKTLPGPLGGTPPENPKTLPGPLGGTPPENPRTVPGPLGGNVPASTVTS is encoded by the coding sequence ATGAGCGAGGAGACTGTGAACACAGCGAACACGGCGAACACGGCCGGTGCGACCGGCGCTGCCGGCACGGACGCGGGTGTGACCGGCGCGGACGCGGGTGCGGCGGCGACCGCCGGCGCGCCGGGTGCCGGGGCCGCGGCCGGCGACACCGGAGCCGCCGACACCGGAGCCGGCGGCACGGCCGCCCCGGCCCGGCGGCGACGCCGGCGCGACCACCCCGTCGCCCGGGTCATCCGGACGGTCGTGGGGATCATCGCCCTGATCCTGTCCGCCCTGCTCATGTGGCTCGGGCTGTCACCGTTCATCGCCTCGTTCCCCTACCTGGGCATCGGGTCGCTCATCACCCCGCAGAACGTCGGGCCGCTGCTCATCGTCGGGGCCGTCGTGCTCGTCGTGTCCGTCGGGCTCGTCGTGCTCGGCAGCCGGCGGCTCAGCCTGCTCGCCGCGGCGTTCAGCGTCATCGCGGTCGGGGCGTTCGGCGGCATCCTCGACCAGCAGCTGGACAGCGCCCGGAAGGCGGGGGCGGACGTCGACACCTCGGCCGCGTTCATCCCCGGCGGCCTGAAGGAGGGGGCCTCGCCCGACGAGACGGTGCAGTACGCCTCCGACGACGACGGCCTGCTCGACATGGACATCTACCGCCCGTCCACCGGCGGCGGATCCGCCCCGGTGCTCATGTACGTCCACGGCGGCGGGTGGGACACGATGGACCGCACGTCGCAGGCGCGGAACCTGCGCTGGCTCGCCGACCAGGGGTTCCTCGTGGTCTCCCCGGACTACACGCTGGCGACGGACGACCGGGCGACGTGGGACACCGCCGGCGACCAGGTCGCGTGCGCGATGGCCTGGGTCACCGCCAACGCCCGCGACCGGGGCGGGGACCCGGAGAACTTCTTCACCTACGGCGAGTCCGCCGGCGGCGCCCTCGTCATGACCGCGTCCTACGACGCCGCGGCCGGCAAGCTCCACCCGCGCTGCGGCGGGGCCCCGGCCGTGCCCCGCGCGGTGTACGCCGACTCCCCGGCGGTCGACCCGCGCGTCATCGCTGAATCGAACGACCCGGTCACCGGCGACGGGGCCCGCCGCACGGTCGAGAAGTACCTCGGGGGGAGTCCCGACGAGCACCCCGACCGGGCGGACGCCGTGACCGTCGCCAACCACGTCACCGACTTCTCCCAGCCGACGTACCTGTCCTACGGCGGGGACGACCGCCTCGTGCCGACGCGCAGCTACGACGCCTACCGGCGACGCATGGAGCTGGCGAACCGCCGCGTCATCGAGATCGTCCGGCCCCACGCCGACCACGCCTCCGCGCTGACGTACCACGGGGTGTGGAACCAGACGCTCCTCCAGACGATGCGCACCTTCTTCGCCGGCGAGGGAGCCTTCGGCTTCCCGGGCGGGCGGCCCCCGGTGGGCGGCAGCGTGCCCGTCCCCGACCCCGCGCGGGACACGCGCGGCCCGGTCGGCGGGGTCCAGCCGGAGAACCCCAAGACACTGCCCGGGCCGCTCGGCGGCACCCCGCCGGAGAACCCGAAGACGCTGCCGGGGCCGCTCGGCGGCACCCCGCCGGAGAACCCCCGGACGGTGCCCGGCCCGCTCGGCGGCAACGTGCCGGCGTCGACCGTCACGTCCTGA
- a CDS encoding TIGR02391 family protein encodes MSLSKPTDSKFSPSVLRSVAGVLADTDDGLTGREIGDLLKDLDMPDSGSGETKRVRLAKAFDNAQTRAGNAKPIMDFISSAMQSVRYVDDRGLFYRRQGKLNKLLAYVGLRVDDQGEVVSGELARNLDEADKIANSIHDELDRRKCHPEVLRYCSVEVLKEAYFHACLEATKSIFDRLRSMTGASGDGAALVDTVLALGKSGPMLAINSLRTQTEKDEQTGLANLVKGLNGLYRNPTAHDPRLSRKISDDELLEVLTMVSVVHRRLDGASSSNGVLP; translated from the coding sequence ATGAGTTTGTCCAAGCCAACAGATTCGAAATTTTCACCTTCAGTCCTGCGGTCGGTTGCGGGGGTGCTCGCCGATACTGATGATGGACTGACAGGGCGCGAGATCGGAGACCTGCTGAAGGACCTTGACATGCCGGATTCGGGTTCTGGCGAGACTAAGCGGGTTCGCCTCGCCAAGGCCTTCGATAACGCCCAGACGCGAGCCGGGAATGCGAAGCCAATTATGGACTTCATCTCCTCGGCGATGCAATCGGTACGGTACGTCGATGACCGCGGGCTCTTCTACAGACGCCAGGGGAAACTCAATAAGCTCCTCGCGTACGTCGGTCTGCGGGTTGACGACCAGGGCGAGGTTGTGAGTGGTGAGTTAGCCCGGAACTTGGATGAGGCGGATAAGATCGCAAACTCTATCCACGATGAACTCGACCGCCGCAAGTGTCATCCTGAGGTGCTGCGGTACTGCTCCGTGGAGGTACTGAAGGAAGCGTACTTCCATGCCTGCCTCGAAGCGACCAAGAGTATCTTCGATCGTCTGCGGAGCATGACCGGCGCGTCGGGCGACGGAGCGGCCCTTGTCGACACCGTTCTGGCGCTCGGAAAGTCCGGCCCGATGCTCGCGATCAACTCGCTGCGGACGCAGACCGAGAAGGACGAGCAGACTGGGCTCGCGAATCTCGTGAAGGGGTTGAATGGCCTCTACCGGAATCCGACGGCGCACGATCCGAGGTTGAGTCGAAAGATCAGCGACGACGAGCTGCTCGAAGTGCTGACGATGGTCTCCGTTGTCCATCGGAGACTTGACGGCGCCTCATCGTCCAACGGGGTTTTGCCGTGA
- a CDS encoding CstA-like transporter-associated (seleno)protein: protein MTPRTARTVRTAGAARAAVTAVADYARGVLGADRYRRYLDHHARQGCGHPPLSEKEYWRSYYAHQEDNPGARCC from the coding sequence GTGACGCCCCGGACGGCGCGCACCGTGCGCACGGCGGGCGCGGCGCGCGCGGCGGTCACCGCCGTGGCGGACTACGCCCGCGGCGTGCTCGGGGCGGACCGGTACCGGCGGTACCTCGACCACCACGCCCGGCAGGGGTGCGGTCACCCGCCGCTGTCGGAGAAGGAGTACTGGCGGTCCTACTACGCCCACCAGGAGGACAACCCGGGCGCCCGGTGCTGCTGA
- a CDS encoding patatin-like phospholipase family protein, whose protein sequence is MDPRIDAPDVALILEGGGMRNSYTAACVVRLITEKVRFGWVGGVSAGSSHAVNFLSHDAERARVSFQEFATSQAAGGISSFIRGNGYFNSEYIYETSSLPGEELPLDFDAIAADPTAYRIIAFNAATGETTAWGREDVDGPAALTRRVRASSTLPIIMPTPTVDGEPYVDGALGTSGGIPVDVAEADGFERFLVLSTRPREYRKPPIRYPGTARRILSRYPKVAEAAVTRHERYNASKERLLELERQGRAQLFFPDHMPVSNTDRRLDRLRASYADGEEQTDREWEAWERFLRA, encoded by the coding sequence ATGGACCCACGCATCGACGCCCCGGATGTCGCCCTCATTCTCGAGGGGGGCGGCATGCGCAACAGCTACACGGCGGCGTGCGTCGTCCGCCTCATCACGGAGAAGGTCCGCTTCGGCTGGGTCGGGGGCGTGTCCGCCGGGTCGAGTCACGCGGTGAACTTCCTGTCCCACGACGCCGAGCGGGCGCGCGTGAGTTTCCAGGAGTTCGCCACGTCGCAGGCGGCCGGCGGGATCAGCAGTTTCATCCGGGGCAACGGCTACTTCAACTCGGAGTACATCTACGAGACGTCGAGTCTCCCGGGCGAGGAGCTGCCCCTGGACTTCGACGCCATCGCCGCGGACCCGACGGCCTACCGCATCATCGCGTTCAACGCCGCCACCGGGGAGACCACGGCGTGGGGCCGCGAGGACGTCGACGGTCCCGCGGCGCTCACGCGGCGGGTGCGGGCGTCGTCGACCCTCCCGATCATCATGCCCACGCCGACGGTCGACGGCGAGCCGTACGTCGACGGGGCCCTCGGCACGTCGGGGGGCATCCCCGTCGACGTCGCCGAGGCCGACGGCTTCGAACGCTTCCTCGTGCTCTCGACCCGCCCGCGGGAGTACCGCAAGCCCCCGATCCGCTACCCGGGCACGGCGCGCCGCATCCTCAGCCGGTACCCGAAGGTCGCGGAGGCGGCGGTGACCCGGCACGAGCGGTACAACGCGTCGAAGGAGCGGCTGCTCGAGCTTGAGCGGCAGGGCCGGGCGCAGCTGTTCTTCCCCGACCACATGCCGGTGAGCAACACCGACCGGCGGCTCGACCGGCTGCGGGCGTCCTACGCCGACGGGGAGGAGCAGACGGACCGGGAGTGGGAGGCCTGGGAGCGGTTCCTCCGGGCCTGA
- the ychF gene encoding redox-regulated ATPase YchF, whose product MTLTLGIVGLPNVGKSTLFNALTRNDVLAANYPFATIEPNVGLVELPDPRLTRLAEIFGSERILPATVSFVDIAGIVKGASEGEGMGNAFLANIREADAICQVVRAFADDDVIHVDGRVDPAHDIDVINTELILADLQTVEKALPRLEKEARKDKEKAAQVEATKTAQAVLEDGRTLYAASKSGDIDLAGVRELHLMTAKPFLYVFNSDESVLTDDARKAELAELVAPADCVFLDAATEAELLELDDDEAAELLASVGQDEPGLTTLARAGFETLGLQTYLTAGPKESRAWTIRKGSTAPQAAGVIHTDFERGFIKAEIVGFADLDALGSMAEARAQGKVRQEGKDYVMHDGDVVEFKFNV is encoded by the coding sequence GTGACTCTTACACTCGGAATCGTCGGCCTGCCCAACGTGGGGAAGTCCACCCTCTTCAACGCGCTCACCCGCAACGACGTGCTCGCGGCGAACTACCCGTTCGCCACCATCGAGCCGAACGTCGGGCTCGTCGAGCTGCCGGACCCGCGGCTCACCCGGCTCGCGGAGATCTTCGGTTCCGAGCGCATCCTCCCGGCGACCGTGTCCTTCGTCGACATCGCCGGCATCGTCAAGGGCGCCTCCGAGGGCGAGGGCATGGGTAACGCGTTCCTCGCGAACATCCGGGAGGCCGACGCGATCTGCCAGGTCGTCCGCGCCTTCGCCGACGACGACGTCATCCACGTCGACGGGCGCGTCGACCCCGCCCACGACATTGACGTCATCAACACCGAGCTCATCCTCGCCGACCTCCAGACCGTGGAGAAGGCCCTCCCGCGCCTGGAGAAGGAGGCCCGGAAGGACAAGGAGAAGGCCGCGCAGGTCGAGGCGACGAAGACCGCCCAGGCGGTCCTCGAGGACGGCCGGACGCTCTACGCGGCGTCGAAGTCCGGGGACATCGACCTCGCCGGCGTGCGCGAGCTGCACCTCATGACCGCCAAGCCGTTCCTCTACGTCTTCAACTCCGACGAGTCCGTGCTCACCGACGACGCCCGGAAGGCCGAACTCGCCGAGCTCGTCGCCCCGGCGGACTGCGTGTTCCTCGACGCCGCCACCGAGGCGGAACTCCTGGAGCTCGACGACGACGAGGCCGCCGAACTGCTCGCGTCCGTCGGCCAGGACGAGCCGGGGCTGACGACGCTGGCCCGCGCCGGGTTCGAGACGCTGGGCCTGCAGACCTACCTCACCGCGGGGCCGAAGGAGTCCCGCGCGTGGACCATCCGGAAGGGCTCGACCGCCCCGCAGGCCGCCGGCGTCATCCACACCGACTTCGAGCGCGGGTTCATCAAGGCCGAGATCGTCGGCTTCGCCGACCTCGACGCGCTCGGCTCGATGGCCGAGGCCCGCGCGCAGGGCAAGGTCCGCCAGGAGGGCAAGGACTACGTCATGCACGACGGTGACGTGGTGGAGTTCAAGTTCAACGTCTGA
- a CDS encoding carbon starvation CstA family protein produces the protein MSTAPATAAPSPTATTPRRPANHVDPEVLDREHGRWTPGRIALWVAIALLGGLGWVMLALVRGETVNGIWFVFAAVCTYVIGYRFYSRYIENRLVRPDDRRATPAEYKADGTDYMPTDRRVLYGHHFAAIAGAGPLVGPVLAAQMGYLPGTIWIIVGVIFAGAVQDYLVLFFSMRRGGRSLGQMAREELGVVGGYAAIVATLAIMVIITAILALVVVNSLAESPWGVFSVGMTIPIALVMGVYLRFVRPGKVLEVSVLGFVLLLAAIVAGGYVGGTAWGVEYLTLSKTTIAWGIIVYGFIAAVLPVWLLLAPRDYLSTFMKVGTIVLLAVGIVVVRPEISVPAVSEFASRSDGPVFSGSLFPFLFVTIACGALSGFHALIASGTTPKMVEKERQTRLIGYGGMCLESFVAIMALVAAVTVDRGIYFAMNAGAGATGGTVEGAAAFVNSLGLTGVSVTPDQLTATAGAVGEHSVVSRTGGAPTLAVGMAGIMHNLMPGLNLMSFWYHFAIMFEALFILTAVDAGTRVARFMLQDALGNAVPRFRDSSWRVGVWLTTLVMVAAWGSILLLGVTDPLGGINTFYPLFGIANQLLAAVALAVCLTVAATRSRARYLWIIIVPLAFDVVVTTVGSWQKIFSSTPAIGYWANHVRARDALASGATTFGTAKTPDEIAAVARNTLVQTSLSVLFVVLTLTVVAVAVVRTVRTVLARRAAEVAAGAGVSGEVPVGGASGVGGSTPPSGGAGGSAPVPVAVGHEDPYVESRLYAPAGLIPTPSERALEREWAAYLAAVGVPAGTAAGAGAAAGESAGASAGAAAGEGRR, from the coding sequence GTGAGCACCGCCCCGGCCACCGCCGCCCCGTCACCCACCGCGACAACCCCGCGGCGCCCGGCGAACCACGTCGACCCCGAGGTCCTCGACCGCGAGCACGGCCGGTGGACCCCGGGCCGCATCGCCCTGTGGGTGGCGATCGCGCTGCTCGGCGGCCTCGGCTGGGTCATGCTCGCGCTGGTCCGCGGGGAGACGGTCAACGGCATCTGGTTCGTCTTCGCCGCGGTGTGCACGTACGTCATCGGCTACCGCTTCTACTCCCGGTACATCGAGAACCGCCTGGTCCGCCCGGACGACCGCCGCGCGACACCCGCGGAGTACAAGGCGGACGGCACGGACTACATGCCGACCGACCGCCGGGTGCTCTACGGCCACCACTTCGCGGCGATCGCCGGCGCGGGTCCGCTCGTGGGGCCGGTCCTCGCCGCGCAGATGGGCTACCTGCCGGGCACGATCTGGATCATCGTCGGCGTGATCTTCGCGGGGGCGGTGCAGGACTACCTCGTGCTGTTCTTCTCGATGCGGCGGGGCGGGCGGTCGCTCGGCCAGATGGCCCGGGAGGAGCTCGGCGTCGTCGGCGGGTACGCGGCGATCGTCGCGACCCTGGCGATCATGGTCATCATCACGGCGATCCTCGCGCTGGTCGTCGTGAACTCCCTCGCGGAGTCCCCGTGGGGTGTGTTCTCCGTCGGCATGACGATCCCCATCGCGCTGGTGATGGGCGTGTACCTGCGGTTCGTGCGCCCGGGGAAGGTCCTGGAGGTGTCGGTGCTGGGCTTCGTGCTGCTGCTCGCCGCGATCGTCGCCGGCGGGTACGTCGGTGGCACGGCGTGGGGCGTGGAGTACCTCACGCTGAGCAAGACGACGATCGCGTGGGGGATCATCGTCTACGGGTTCATCGCGGCGGTGCTGCCGGTGTGGCTGCTCCTCGCGCCGCGGGACTACCTGTCGACGTTCATGAAGGTCGGCACGATCGTGCTGCTGGCGGTGGGGATCGTCGTCGTCCGGCCGGAGATCTCCGTCCCGGCGGTCAGCGAGTTTGCCTCCCGCAGCGACGGCCCGGTGTTCTCCGGTTCCCTGTTCCCCTTCCTCTTCGTCACGATCGCCTGCGGGGCCCTGTCCGGGTTCCACGCGCTCATCGCCTCCGGGACGACGCCGAAGATGGTGGAGAAGGAGCGCCAGACCCGGCTCATCGGCTACGGCGGGATGTGCCTGGAGTCGTTCGTCGCGATCATGGCGCTCGTCGCCGCGGTGACGGTGGACCGCGGCATCTACTTCGCCATGAACGCCGGGGCGGGGGCGACGGGCGGCACGGTCGAGGGGGCGGCGGCGTTCGTGAACTCGCTCGGCCTCACGGGCGTGTCCGTCACCCCGGACCAGCTCACGGCCACGGCCGGTGCGGTGGGGGAGCACAGCGTCGTCTCCCGGACCGGTGGGGCACCCACCCTGGCGGTGGGCATGGCGGGGATCATGCACAACCTCATGCCGGGTCTGAACCTCATGAGTTTCTGGTACCACTTCGCGATCATGTTCGAGGCCCTGTTCATCCTCACGGCCGTGGACGCCGGCACGCGCGTGGCCCGGTTCATGCTCCAGGATGCGCTGGGCAATGCGGTGCCCCGGTTCCGGGACTCCTCGTGGCGGGTCGGGGTGTGGCTGACGACGCTGGTCATGGTCGCCGCGTGGGGGTCGATCCTGCTGCTCGGCGTGACGGACCCGCTCGGCGGCATCAACACGTTCTACCCGCTGTTCGGTATCGCGAACCAGCTGCTCGCGGCGGTCGCGCTGGCGGTGTGCCTGACCGTCGCGGCGACGCGGTCGCGGGCCCGGTACCTGTGGATCATCATCGTGCCGCTGGCGTTCGACGTCGTCGTGACGACCGTCGGGTCGTGGCAGAAGATCTTCTCGTCGACCCCGGCGATCGGCTACTGGGCGAACCACGTGCGGGCCCGGGACGCCCTCGCGTCCGGGGCGACGACCTTCGGCACGGCGAAGACCCCGGACGAGATCGCCGCGGTGGCGCGGAACACGCTGGTCCAGACGTCGCTGTCGGTGCTGTTCGTGGTGCTCACGCTGACCGTCGTGGCGGTGGCGGTGGTGCGCACGGTGCGGACGGTTCTGGCCCGGCGCGCGGCGGAGGTCGCGGCGGGGGCCGGGGTCTCCGGGGAGGTCCCGGTGGGTGGGGCCTCCGGCGTCGGGGGGTCGACGCCGCCCTCCGGCGGCGCGGGCGGGTCCGCACCGGTGCCCGTGGCCGTGGGGCACGAGGACCCGTACGTCGAGTCCCGGCTGTACGCGCCGGCGGGGCTCATCCCGACGCCGTCGGAGCGTGCCCTCGAACGGGAGTGGGCCGCGTACCTCGCGGCGGTGGGTGTGCCGGCGGGGACGGCTGCGGGTGCGGGTGCGGCGGCAGGGGAGTCGGCGGGCGCGTCGGCGGGCGCGGCTGCCGGGGAGGGGCGGCGGTGA
- a CDS encoding cutinase family protein encodes MKRTLVAAIGAAAALAATVLAPVASAAPGVAVGSVGSPATGGAQCAPNFVYVVPGGANTEVGVPEALPFGAYTAGIGVGVRNAAPGRVIDRYVAYQSVPGGFSPYTETRDAGLEVLTTMVARDAAACPGARISVVGYSEGADIAAHFLNSVGHGNGPVDEDRVTSAFLLANPNRGVPGVPQGGSAGATTGAFGAMPGGYGTLNDRVLEFCNAGDVVCDSTMPLTMTAQDLASAALLRGNIPVGKIIDTIRALRPAELTQFLAELGPALTTGVIRHTDYYSSNATAAAVDHVVSHLA; translated from the coding sequence GTGAAGCGCACGCTCGTCGCCGCGATCGGGGCGGCCGCCGCCCTCGCCGCCACCGTCCTCGCCCCCGTCGCCTCCGCGGCCCCCGGCGTCGCCGTCGGGTCCGTCGGCTCACCCGCCACCGGTGGCGCACAGTGCGCGCCGAACTTCGTGTACGTCGTCCCCGGCGGGGCGAACACCGAGGTCGGGGTCCCCGAGGCTCTGCCGTTCGGGGCGTACACCGCCGGCATCGGCGTCGGCGTCCGCAACGCCGCACCCGGCCGGGTCATCGACCGGTACGTCGCCTACCAGTCCGTCCCCGGCGGCTTCTCCCCGTACACCGAGACCCGGGACGCGGGCCTCGAGGTGCTCACGACCATGGTCGCGCGGGACGCCGCCGCGTGCCCGGGTGCGCGCATCAGCGTCGTCGGCTACTCCGAGGGCGCGGACATCGCCGCCCACTTCCTCAACTCCGTCGGTCACGGCAACGGGCCGGTCGACGAGGACCGCGTGACCTCCGCGTTCCTCCTCGCGAACCCGAACCGGGGCGTGCCCGGGGTGCCGCAGGGCGGCTCGGCCGGGGCCACGACCGGCGCGTTCGGCGCGATGCCCGGCGGCTACGGCACGCTCAACGACCGGGTGCTCGAGTTCTGCAACGCCGGTGACGTCGTCTGCGACTCCACGATGCCGCTGACGATGACCGCGCAGGACCTCGCGTCCGCCGCGCTGCTGCGGGGGAACATCCCGGTGGGCAAGATCATCGACACGATCCGCGCGCTGCGCCCGGCGGAGCTCACGCAGTTCCTCGCGGAGCTGGGCCCGGCGCTGACGACCGGCGTCATCCGGCACACGGACTACTACTCGTCCAACGCGACCGCCGCCGCCGTCGACCACGTCGTCTCGCACCTGGCGTAG
- a CDS encoding sodium-dependent transporter, with protein sequence MFLFAAIGSAVGLGNIWRFPYVAYDSGGGAFLVPYLVALLTAGIPLLWLFFGLGHRYRGSAPLVYRRIHRAGEPLGWFQVGVAFFITIYYAVIVAWSGIYTVRSVTKAWGDDPEGFFFKEFLRMDSTRTFSLDVVWPIAAVLVLVWVVTVLTLVFDVSSGIGRMTTVFVPVLVVLFAVLVVRSLFLDGASAGLDALFSPKWDKLGDSSVWIAAYGQIFFSLSIGFGIMTTYASYLKPRTNLTGTGMVTAFANSSFEVLAGIGVFAALGFMATRSGVAVDEVASSGIGLAFVAFPTIINQMPAGALFGVLFFASLFLAGLTSLISLLEVVVSAVKDKFNLPRRRTAICVGTLMTVLSVALFSTTSGLVTLDIMDKFTNNIGIVAAAVAAIVVVGYVTRRMTEIEQHLNAVSSVRVGLTWKICVMVITPIALAYMLVNELITLIREPYEGYAQSQLVTYGWAVLAVIVIAAVVLTAVSFRGSTTLDGLPGSDFGVPPRGRPKGTPNPLATASAIASPAAAGSGRPADATDTTPRS encoded by the coding sequence ATGTTCCTCTTCGCCGCGATCGGCTCGGCCGTCGGCCTGGGCAACATCTGGCGTTTCCCCTACGTCGCCTACGACTCGGGCGGCGGGGCGTTCCTCGTGCCCTACCTCGTCGCGCTGCTCACGGCGGGGATCCCGCTGCTGTGGCTGTTCTTCGGCCTCGGTCACCGGTACCGGGGGTCGGCGCCGCTGGTGTACCGGCGGATCCACCGCGCCGGTGAACCGCTCGGGTGGTTCCAGGTGGGCGTGGCGTTCTTCATCACGATCTACTACGCGGTCATCGTCGCGTGGTCCGGGATCTACACCGTCCGGTCGGTGACGAAGGCGTGGGGTGACGACCCGGAGGGCTTCTTCTTCAAGGAGTTCCTGCGGATGGACTCGACCCGGACGTTCTCCCTCGACGTCGTCTGGCCGATCGCGGCGGTGCTCGTGCTCGTGTGGGTCGTCACGGTCCTCACGCTGGTGTTCGACGTCTCGTCGGGCATCGGCCGGATGACGACGGTCTTCGTGCCCGTGCTCGTCGTGCTCTTCGCCGTGCTCGTCGTCCGCTCGCTGTTCCTCGACGGCGCGTCGGCGGGCCTGGACGCCCTGTTCAGCCCGAAGTGGGACAAGCTCGGTGACAGTTCGGTGTGGATCGCGGCGTACGGCCAGATCTTCTTCTCCCTGTCGATCGGGTTCGGGATCATGACGACGTACGCCTCCTACCTCAAGCCGAGGACGAACCTCACGGGCACGGGCATGGTGACGGCGTTCGCGAACTCCTCGTTCGAGGTGCTCGCGGGGATCGGCGTGTTCGCCGCGCTCGGGTTCATGGCCACGCGGTCCGGCGTCGCGGTCGACGAGGTCGCGTCGTCCGGCATCGGCCTGGCGTTCGTCGCCTTCCCCACGATCATCAACCAGATGCCGGCGGGGGCGTTGTTCGGCGTGCTGTTCTTCGCCAGCCTGTTCCTCGCCGGGTTGACGTCGCTGATCTCCCTGCTGGAGGTCGTGGTGTCCGCGGTGAAGGACAAGTTCAACCTGCCCCGTCGCCGCACCGCGATCTGCGTCGGCACCCTCATGACGGTCCTGTCCGTCGCCCTGTTCTCCACGACCTCCGGCCTCGTGACCCTGGACATCATGGACAAGTTCACGAACAACATCGGCATCGTCGCCGCGGCCGTCGCGGCGATCGTCGTCGTGGGCTACGTCACCCGCCGCATGACGGAGATCGAGCAGCACCTCAACGCCGTGTCCTCGGTGCGGGTCGGCCTGACGTGGAAGATCTGCGTCATGGTCATCACCCCGATCGCCCTGGCGTACATGCTGGTCAACGAGCTCATCACGCTCATCCGCGAGCCGTACGAGGGCTACGCGCAGTCCCAGCTCGTGACGTACGGCTGGGCGGTGCTCGCCGTCATCGTCATCGCCGCGGTCGTCCTCACGGCGGTGTCGTTCCGGGGGTCGACGACCCTCGACGGGCTGCCCGGCTCCGACTTCGGCGTCCCGCCGCGCGGTCGCCCGAAGGGCACCCCGAACCCGCTCGCCACCGCCTCCGCCATCGCGTCCCCGGCTGCGGCCGGGTCCGGGCGCCCCGCGGACGCCACCGACACGACCCCGAGGAGCTGA